The genomic stretch TCTACCTACTAGATACAAGTATAAAAGCGTTGTCGAATTAAAGACTGTTCTCCGAGTAGTGATGTCCGCATATGAATTTAATGCAGGCTGCAGGAAAAAAAGCATGAAAGTTCAAACAAAGGTTAGTAAAGTATGTtaacataaaaatatgaaaatgattttCGCTACATGATCTTTAGGGTGTCGAGTATTAACATATGAGTTCACATATACGTATGcagttttgttgagtgtggtTACAGAATGAGTGAACATCTTGGTCACAATAGTGGAAGCTGGGATAACAGTGAACTTAGGGACACAATATAAATCCAATTACAGTGCTTGGTCAAAAtgcactgaacttttttttactaattaattttttgtattaaaagggTTAATATTAAATGAAAGCCGTGTTAATTTATTGTGCAAAACAATGAAAATAGTTAATTTATCTTCTTTCTTAATCTTTGTGTGTTTAATCACACGTTTTGAGCGGGAAAGTGAGACAAAGAAGCGTGTGTGGGAGGAGACCGGAAGCAGTCAGATTTAGAAGCCTGTGATTGGCTGATGTGTCTGTCTAGCCCGAGGATTTCTAACCAATGAAATATGTTTCTGTCATTCATTGTGCGAAAGACCCAATCAGGGAACAGCAGCCAGCCCTCTTAAATTAGCATGAGCATTCAATAAATCCCCAGTCCATGAGTTTAAACACTTATTGTGTTTGTTCTGCTCATCGTGAACTAACATGCCTGAACCAGCGAAGTCCGCTCCTAAGAAGGGCTCAAAGAAGGCCGTCACTAAGACCACCGCTAAAGGAGGAAAGAAGCGCAGAAAGTCCAGGAAGGAGAGCTACGCTATCTACGTGTACAAAGTGCTGAAGCAGGTTCATCCTGACACCGGGATCTCTTCGAAGGCGATGGGGATCATGAACTCTTTCGTCAACGACATCTTCGAGCGCATCGCCGGTGAGTCGTCTCGTCTCGCTCACTACAACAAGCGCTCCACCATCACCTCGAGAGAGATCCAGACCGCCGTGCGTCTGCTGCTGCCCGGAGAGCTGGCCAAACACGCCGTGTCTGAGGGCACCAAGGCCGTCACCAAGTACACCAGCTCCAAGTAGAGCTCCGAACCGACTCCGAGacacaaaggctcttttaagagccacccatTTTATCACATAAAGAGCTTGTACAAGTTTAGTCTGTTATTCTGGAGCTTGATTGATCAAATCTGGCGAATAAAACTCGCTATACACCGCAGTCCTATATCCCGGTCATCTGGTGAGGAGCGTctcgctgcagcttgcggtggacatccaaccccgcccacatccaagtgtgacgtcagacgcAATGCCTATGCCA from Carassius carassius unplaced genomic scaffold, fCarCar2.1 SCAFFOLD_73, whole genome shotgun sequence encodes the following:
- the LOC132133919 gene encoding histone H2B-like produces the protein MPEPAKSAPKKGSKKAVTKTTAKGGKKRRKSRKESYAIYVYKVLKQVHPDTGISSKAMGIMNSFVNDIFERIAGESSRLAHYNKRSTITSREIQTAVRLLLPGELAKHAVSEGTKAVTKYTSSK